The DNA sequence TTTTTCGCTCGTTCAGAAGGATCCATTTTTCTTCCGGTGCTCTATGGAACTGTTTTTGGAGCTATTATTTTTTATGGCAATTATTACTATTTGATTCCCAAATATTTTAGCCAACGCAAGAAATGGAAATATTGGTTTTTTGCTGTCGGGTCGCTCTTGGTGGTTTGTGCCATAGAATCTCTGGTCGATATTTTGGTACTGATTCAAAAGCATGGCCTTCAAGAAAAAAACAGCGATGGTTCCGAAGATTTTGGGGCCTTTGCAACTTTGGTTTTTGCCAATACCTTGACGGCCAATTTGGCCTGTCTCATTTTTTCATTTGCCTATCGATTTCCAAAAGATTGGATTAGAAATGAAAAGCAAAAGAACCAGTTGGAAAAAGACAAGTTGCGTTCAGAACTCGATTTTTTAAAAGCGCAGATCAACCCCCATTTTTTGTTCAACGGGATCAACAGCATTTACCACTTGATCGGTTCGAACAATGAATTGGCGAAGCATACCCTGCTTCAGTTTTCGGGACTGTTGCGCTATCAATTATACGAGTGCAATGTAGATTTCATTTCCTTGCAAAAAGAACTTGAATATTTGAAGAACTATGTGAACATTGAAGAGATAAGAAAAGGGGAAGATGCGGTATTCTCTATTGATTTTCCCGATATGTCAGACAATCAATTCAAGGGGTTAAAAATCGCTCCTTTATTGATTTCGCCCTTTTTAGAGAACGCATTTAAATATTTGAGCCATAATTCAGAAAGAGAACGAAATTATGTGAACATTGCCCTTGGGGTAACGGGCAATGTACTGCACATTTTTATTGAAAACAGCACAGATCCCAAACTAAAGAAGAAACCCGAGAGCGAAGGGGGCATTGGCTTGGTCAATGTGAAACGACGACTGGCATTGATGTACCCCAATGACAAGCATCAATTGACAATTTCTTCTGAAGACCGTAAATTTCAAGTAGAATTGATACTCAGTTTGCATGAAAATTAATTGTTTGATCATAGATGATGAGGCCTTGGCCCGAAAAGGATTGCAAGAGTATGTTTCCGCCTTGGATTTTCTTGAGCTCAAGGGGCTGTGCAAGAATGCCATACAGGCCAATACGCTTTTAAAAGCAGAGGACATACACCTTATTTTTTTGGATATTGAAATGCCCTTGATTTCGGGGATGGATTTTCTGAAATCATTACAAAACCCGCCTAAAGTCATTTTTACAACGGCATATACCGAATATGCGGTCGAAAGTTTCGAATATGACGTGGTCGATTATTTGGTGAAGCCCATTTCAATGGAACGGTTTCTGCAGGCCTGTAATAAGGCCCACAAAGTCATTCTCGGCGATCAAAAAGAAGGTATTGCCGATACAAAACCTGCAGATGAAGATGATTTTCTTTTTGTTCGTATCGACAAAGAATTGGTGAAAATAAAGTTTGATGATATCCTGTTTGTGGAAGGCATGCAGAATTACGTCAAAATTTTTACCAAAGAGCAAACCTATATTGCCCATTTGCCACTCAAGAATGTAATGGAATGTCTCCCCAAAGAATCGTTTTTTCAGGTTCACAAGTCTTTTATATCGTCACTGGACAAAGTTGAGGTCATAAGTGGCAACCAATTGATCATCCAAAACCATAAAATACCCATAGGGCGCACCAAGAAAGAAGCTGTCTTGGCGTTGTTGACAAAAAACAGACTACTCAAAAAGTGATGTTGACCAAAGTAATTGGGGAATGAACTTAAACCAAGTCTTTTTCCACTAAATACTCAGCGATTTGTACCGCATTGGTAGCGGCCCCCTTACGTAGGTTGTCAGAGACGATCCACATGTTCAAGGTGTTACGCTGGGTTTCATCCCTTCGTATACGGCCCACAAAGACTTCGTCTTTATCATGCGCATAGATGGGCATGGGGTAGGTGTTCGTATCAGGATTGTCTTGTACGGTCACCCCGTGGGTTTCGTTGAGTAGCTTTCGTACCTCCGATAAATCAAAATCATTGTGAAATTCGACATTTACTGATTCTGAGTGCCCGCCCGCCGTAGGAATTCGAACCGCTGTTGCCGA is a window from the Muricauda sp. SCSIO 65647 genome containing:
- a CDS encoding sensor histidine kinase; translated protein: MAWKAKHFRRLIVHSLSWLGFVFLMSSKAVDLTWGFFARSEGSIFLPVLYGTVFGAIIFYGNYYYLIPKYFSQRKKWKYWFFAVGSLLVVCAIESLVDILVLIQKHGLQEKNSDGSEDFGAFATLVFANTLTANLACLIFSFAYRFPKDWIRNEKQKNQLEKDKLRSELDFLKAQINPHFLFNGINSIYHLIGSNNELAKHTLLQFSGLLRYQLYECNVDFISLQKELEYLKNYVNIEEIRKGEDAVFSIDFPDMSDNQFKGLKIAPLLISPFLENAFKYLSHNSERERNYVNIALGVTGNVLHIFIENSTDPKLKKKPESEGGIGLVNVKRRLALMYPNDKHQLTISSEDRKFQVELILSLHEN
- a CDS encoding LytTR family DNA-binding domain-containing protein, which codes for MKINCLIIDDEALARKGLQEYVSALDFLELKGLCKNAIQANTLLKAEDIHLIFLDIEMPLISGMDFLKSLQNPPKVIFTTAYTEYAVESFEYDVVDYLVKPISMERFLQACNKAHKVILGDQKEGIADTKPADEDDFLFVRIDKELVKIKFDDILFVEGMQNYVKIFTKEQTYIAHLPLKNVMECLPKESFFQVHKSFISSLDKVEVISGNQLIIQNHKIPIGRTKKEAVLALLTKNRLLKK